The following coding sequences are from one Achromobacter sp. B7 window:
- a CDS encoding mandelate racemase/muconate lactonizing enzyme family protein — protein sequence MPANTIVSVDCIPLRLPFHHWSPSPLFAGRPRDKLDSALVRVQTEDGTVAWGESYCVEPRALTAIFQTLIAPLACGRDADDDALLPGMQRTLHNLGRSGPVVHALAGLDIALWDLRAKRAGVPLHQLLGGKRRERVRVYASLLQYYGNAERLDAVTTRALNEGYTEIKLHERTADALAAVRRSAGPAVPIMVDTNCAWLPDEAESAIAAMLPHDPFWIEEPLWPPEDDRALARLKRACNVPLAVGENAASAMDLERVVDNEAAQYVQPSVIKLGLTAAWRIAQKCAQTSVVCAPQVAFFGPGFLASLHLIAAQQTEVSLERLYVELAHVPYAHSVPIADGWVHVPDGPGLGGDPEAALVEGRYSA from the coding sequence ATGCCCGCCAACACCATTGTCTCTGTCGACTGCATCCCGCTACGCCTGCCGTTTCATCACTGGAGCCCGTCGCCGTTGTTCGCCGGCCGTCCGCGCGACAAACTGGACAGCGCGCTGGTGCGCGTGCAGACCGAGGACGGCACGGTGGCCTGGGGCGAATCGTATTGCGTGGAACCGCGCGCCTTGACGGCGATTTTCCAGACGCTGATCGCCCCGCTGGCCTGCGGGCGCGATGCGGATGACGACGCCTTGCTGCCCGGCATGCAACGCACGCTGCACAACCTGGGTCGGTCCGGCCCCGTGGTGCACGCGCTGGCCGGCCTGGACATTGCGCTGTGGGACCTGCGTGCCAAGCGCGCCGGCGTGCCGCTGCACCAATTACTGGGCGGCAAGCGCCGCGAACGCGTGCGCGTCTATGCGTCATTGCTTCAGTACTACGGCAATGCTGAACGGCTGGATGCCGTCACGACGCGCGCCTTGAACGAGGGCTATACCGAGATCAAGTTGCATGAGCGCACCGCCGATGCGCTGGCTGCCGTGCGCCGCAGCGCGGGGCCGGCCGTGCCGATCATGGTGGACACCAACTGCGCCTGGCTGCCGGACGAGGCCGAGTCCGCCATTGCCGCCATGCTGCCGCATGATCCGTTCTGGATCGAAGAGCCGCTTTGGCCGCCGGAAGATGACCGTGCGCTGGCTCGCTTGAAGCGCGCCTGCAATGTGCCGCTGGCCGTGGGCGAGAACGCCGCCAGCGCCATGGACCTGGAACGCGTCGTGGACAACGAAGCCGCGCAGTATGTGCAGCCCAGCGTCATCAAGCTGGGCCTGACCGCCGCGTGGCGCATCGCGCAGAAGTGCGCGCAAACAAGCGTCGTCTGCGCACCGCAGGTGGCGTTCTTTGGTCCGGGCTTTCTGGCCAGCCTGCACTTGATCGCCGCGCAGCAGACCGAGGTATCGCTGGAACGGCTGTACGTGGAACTTGCCCACGTGCCCTATGCGCACAGCGTGCCCATTGCCGATGGTTGGGTCCACGTGCCGGACGGGCCGGGGCTGGGCGGGGACCCGGAAGCGGCGCTCGTTGAAGGACGATACAGCGCCTGA
- a CDS encoding SDR family oxidoreductase, whose product MTNPLAGQRIVVVGGGSGMGLALSARLLSMHCDVVVVGRSRDKLDAAATQLQAFGEPRVCQADVTSEAQVQRLFEDIGHVDHLVCTAADIRGAYELLPDLALDALDRAIRSKVVAPILLAKHGAARMPAHGSITLTSGIAAYRPRPKGVAVAAINAALEGAVRAMAVELAPLRINAVSPGWVRTPIWNDVAGADSDALLASMAERLPVGRVGTGDDIADAILFLLGNGYTTGTVLHVDGGHRLV is encoded by the coding sequence ATGACCAACCCTCTTGCAGGACAACGCATCGTGGTCGTCGGCGGCGGCTCGGGCATGGGCCTGGCGCTAAGCGCCCGGTTGCTGAGCATGCATTGCGACGTCGTGGTCGTGGGCCGATCGCGCGACAAACTGGACGCTGCGGCCACGCAGCTGCAAGCGTTTGGCGAGCCGCGCGTGTGTCAGGCGGACGTGACCAGCGAAGCGCAGGTGCAGCGGCTTTTCGAAGACATCGGCCACGTGGACCATCTGGTTTGCACCGCCGCCGACATCCGGGGCGCCTACGAGCTGCTGCCCGACCTGGCTCTGGACGCGCTGGACCGGGCGATCCGCTCGAAAGTTGTCGCGCCCATCTTGCTGGCCAAGCATGGCGCCGCACGGATGCCGGCGCACGGTTCAATCACGCTGACCTCGGGCATTGCCGCCTATCGACCCCGGCCCAAGGGCGTGGCGGTGGCCGCGATCAATGCCGCGTTGGAAGGGGCGGTGCGCGCGATGGCGGTCGAGCTGGCGCCGTTGCGCATCAACGCGGTATCGCCGGGATGGGTGCGCACGCCGATCTGGAACGATGTGGCGGGCGCCGACAGTGACGCGTTGCTGGCGTCGATGGCCGAGCGGCTGCCGGTGGGGCGGGTGGGCACCGGCGACGATATCGCCGATGCCATCCTCTTTCTACTTGGCAACGGCTACACGACCGGCACCGTGCTGCACGTCGATGGCGGGCATCGCCTGGTCTGA
- a CDS encoding tripartite tricarboxylate transporter substrate binding protein, whose amino-acid sequence MHPSRRAFLINGLTMATGAAILPWTFAARAAQYPDKPARLIIPYPPGAATDTLGRMAGQVFADALGQPFVVENRGGGGTTIGTRAVAVSAPDGYTIGMVDSTFTINPGLLGDRQPYDAIKDFAPVSLMATAPFVMVVHPSVKASDVASFVALAKAQPGTLSFGSAGVGSGPHLAGEQLRQQAGVDVLHVPYRGGGTVITDLLGGQVQFAFATVPTLLEHIKGGRLKALAVTSPQRASQLPDVPTFTEAGLRGVDISPLFGLVAPAGVPEPIIQKLSATLAESVRKGALGDKLAGLGFQPVGSTPAEFAQRIRDDVAKWTAVIQRGGIKAE is encoded by the coding sequence ATGCACCCCTCGCGCAGAGCGTTCCTGATCAACGGCCTGACCATGGCAACGGGCGCGGCCATCCTGCCGTGGACTTTTGCGGCGCGCGCCGCGCAGTATCCCGATAAGCCGGCCCGCCTGATCATCCCGTACCCGCCGGGCGCCGCCACCGACACGCTGGGCCGCATGGCGGGGCAGGTATTCGCGGACGCACTGGGCCAACCCTTCGTCGTGGAAAACCGGGGCGGCGGCGGCACTACGATCGGCACGCGCGCGGTGGCGGTGTCCGCGCCGGACGGCTACACCATCGGCATGGTCGACTCCACGTTCACCATCAACCCCGGGCTACTGGGCGACCGCCAGCCCTACGACGCCATCAAGGATTTTGCACCGGTCTCGCTGATGGCGACCGCGCCGTTCGTCATGGTGGTGCATCCGTCGGTCAAGGCAAGCGACGTCGCGTCCTTTGTCGCGCTGGCCAAGGCGCAGCCGGGCACGCTGTCGTTCGGGTCGGCGGGGGTGGGCAGCGGTCCGCATCTGGCGGGCGAGCAACTGCGCCAACAGGCCGGCGTGGACGTGTTGCACGTGCCGTACCGTGGCGGCGGCACCGTCATCACGGACCTGCTGGGCGGGCAGGTGCAGTTCGCCTTCGCCACCGTTCCCACGCTGCTGGAACACATCAAAGGCGGGCGCCTGAAAGCCTTGGCCGTCACCAGCCCGCAACGCGCCAGCCAGCTGCCCGACGTGCCCACGTTCACCGAGGCAGGCCTGCGGGGCGTGGACATTTCGCCACTGTTTGGCCTGGTGGCGCCGGCCGGCGTGCCGGAACCCATCATTCAGAAGCTGTCGGCAACGCTGGCTGAATCCGTGCGCAAAGGCGCACTGGGCGACAAACTGGCCGGGCTGGGCTTTCAGCCGGTGGGCAGCACGCCGGCCGAATTCGCGCAGCGAATCCGCGACGATGTGGCCAAGTGGACGGCGGTGATCCAGCGGGGCGGGATCAAGGCAGAGTAG
- a CDS encoding LysR family transcriptional regulator — MFHRRELLLLRAMYRHDTVTAAAASVNMTQPAASALLRDMETRLGFALFSRENRRLHLTSQGRALIPEVLNALAGIEAVDRLAVDIRQGALARLDVGAVAIAASSLLPAAMAGMRRAHPAVAVTVRAGTALEIIEMAVDHRIDLGIIIGAPSDIARVSSLRLAPLALHAVMPKNHAWARQPVLALEDVAAAGPIVLAPALPAGRATRHALESRGLPYRPIIEVAQSSAACALAAEGLGVAIVESLGAHYAERQGLVTRRLLSLEDPVLAVVWSRDRDMSGPAQVLRDGLAQQAQSRLAGSGAW, encoded by the coding sequence ATGTTCCACCGACGAGAATTGCTGCTGCTGCGCGCCATGTATCGGCACGACACCGTCACCGCCGCGGCCGCCTCGGTCAACATGACGCAGCCGGCCGCCAGCGCGCTGTTGCGCGACATGGAAACACGGCTGGGCTTTGCACTGTTCAGCCGCGAGAACCGCCGCTTGCACCTCACCAGCCAGGGGCGCGCACTGATTCCCGAAGTGCTCAACGCCCTGGCCGGCATCGAGGCCGTCGACCGCTTGGCCGTGGACATTCGGCAAGGCGCGCTGGCGCGGCTGGACGTGGGCGCGGTGGCCATTGCCGCGTCCAGCCTGCTGCCTGCGGCCATGGCAGGCATGCGCCGCGCACATCCCGCCGTGGCGGTGACCGTTCGCGCGGGCACCGCCCTGGAGATCATCGAAATGGCCGTGGACCACCGCATCGATCTGGGCATCATCATCGGCGCGCCGTCAGACATCGCCCGCGTCAGCAGCCTGCGGCTGGCGCCCTTGGCCTTGCATGCGGTCATGCCCAAGAATCATGCTTGGGCGCGCCAGCCCGTGTTGGCGCTGGAAGACGTGGCCGCCGCCGGCCCCATTGTGCTGGCGCCCGCCCTGCCCGCCGGCCGCGCCACGCGCCATGCGCTGGAGTCGCGCGGACTTCCCTATCGGCCGATTATCGAGGTGGCGCAATCGTCGGCCGCCTGCGCTTTGGCGGCAGAAGGCCTGGGCGTGGCCATCGTTGAAAGCCTGGGCGCGCACTACGCTGAACGCCAGGGCCTGGTCACACGCCGGTTGCTGTCACTGGAAGATCCGGTGCTTGCCGTGGTGTGGTCGCGCGACCGCGACATGAGCGGGCCGGCGCAGGTGCTGCGAGACGGTTTGGCGCAACAGGCCCAAAGCCGTTTGGCCGGTAGCGGGGCCTGGTGA
- a CDS encoding EAL domain-containing protein: protein MLDSLSDGFMSIDKSWRFTYLNDTAERYLQQDRQNLLGRDIWQCYPDLVGSGYYRIYQQTAATGVPGRHTAYYSPLRTWFEARSFRHDEGITVLFRDVTGEHEHAAQLEFEATHDYLTGLPNRRKCMETLAGAVADAGLSSAGKGACVAVLFIDLDQLKDVNDAFGHAVGDALLRGFANRLNTLVEPTCFAARVGGDEFVLVLRNTSESAAQACARAVLDTLAAPFETGDRSLLLSASIGIALLGEKPESAEALLSQADTAMYAAKSSGDLHIRVYDAALDRGMRDRLALRSELGAAFSTHQFELHFQPQIALADSSLAGVEALLRWRHPQRGLLTPDAFLALLLDSSYEGHLADWLFDAVCRQIAVWQQLGVTVPRTSLNLSPRQLLDKGLADRILDAARRHRVCPTLLDIEITEDGLLGDIDMATSVLAALKGAGISTSLDDFGAGYSSLSYLVRLPVDTLKIDRSFVRELLASEKASAVIRSIVGLARALGMKTIAEGVEHQHQADALKDAGCDCIQGYLISRPLTAEAFLEFMRRA from the coding sequence ATGCTGGACAGCCTAAGCGACGGGTTCATGTCGATCGACAAGTCGTGGCGGTTTACGTACCTGAACGACACCGCCGAACGCTACTTGCAGCAGGACCGGCAAAACCTGCTTGGGCGCGACATCTGGCAGTGTTACCCGGACCTGGTGGGCTCGGGCTATTACCGGATTTACCAGCAGACGGCGGCCACGGGCGTCCCCGGTCGCCACACCGCTTATTACTCCCCGCTGCGCACCTGGTTTGAAGCGCGATCGTTTCGCCACGATGAAGGCATCACGGTGCTGTTTCGCGACGTCACGGGCGAACACGAGCACGCGGCACAACTGGAATTCGAAGCCACCCACGACTATCTGACCGGCTTGCCGAATCGCCGCAAGTGCATGGAAACGCTAGCGGGCGCGGTCGCGGATGCGGGCTTGAGTAGCGCCGGCAAGGGCGCCTGTGTAGCGGTGCTGTTTATCGATCTGGACCAGCTGAAAGACGTCAACGACGCATTCGGCCATGCCGTCGGCGATGCGTTGCTGCGCGGGTTTGCCAACAGGCTGAACACCCTGGTCGAACCCACGTGTTTTGCCGCGCGGGTGGGCGGTGACGAGTTTGTTCTGGTGTTGCGCAACACCTCGGAAAGCGCCGCGCAAGCGTGCGCGCGCGCCGTGCTGGATACGCTTGCAGCGCCGTTTGAAACAGGCGATCGATCGCTATTGCTTTCTGCCAGCATTGGTATCGCGCTGCTTGGAGAAAAACCCGAATCCGCCGAGGCGTTGCTGAGTCAGGCCGACACCGCCATGTACGCCGCAAAGTCCTCGGGAGATCTTCATATCCGCGTGTATGACGCGGCGCTGGACCGGGGCATGCGCGACCGCTTGGCACTGCGCTCTGAGCTTGGTGCCGCGTTTTCGACCCACCAGTTCGAACTGCATTTTCAGCCGCAGATTGCCTTGGCCGACAGTTCCCTGGCCGGCGTCGAGGCGCTGCTTCGTTGGCGTCATCCCCAACGCGGCTTGCTGACGCCGGACGCGTTTCTGGCATTGCTGCTTGATTCTTCCTACGAGGGCCATCTGGCCGATTGGCTGTTCGATGCCGTCTGCCGCCAAATCGCCGTATGGCAACAGCTGGGCGTCACCGTACCCCGGACCAGCCTGAACCTGTCGCCTCGGCAACTGCTGGACAAGGGCCTGGCAGACCGCATTCTTGATGCCGCGCGGCGGCACCGCGTCTGCCCCACCCTGCTGGATATCGAAATCACGGAAGACGGCTTGCTGGGCGATATCGACATGGCCACATCGGTGCTGGCCGCGTTGAAAGGCGCCGGCATATCCACATCGCTGGATGACTTTGGCGCCGGTTACTCCAGCCTTAGCTACCTGGTCCGCCTTCCCGTGGACACGCTCAAGATCGACCGGTCGTTCGTCCGGGAATTGCTGGCGTCAGAGAAGGCGTCGGCGGTCATCCGAAGCATTGTCGGCCTTGCCCGCGCGCTGGGCATGAAGACCATCGCCGAAGGCGTGGAACACCAACACCAGGCCGATGCGCTGAAAGACGCGGGCTGTGACTGCATTCAAGGCTATCTGATCAGCCGACCGCTGACCGCCGAGGCTTTCCTGGAATTCATGCGGCGCGCGTAA
- a CDS encoding LysR substrate-binding domain-containing protein produces the protein MRRKIPSNSALLAFEAAARHGSFARAAQELALTEGAISRQIARLEAFLNVPLFERVGNRVRLAPNGVRYAVQVRQTLDRLERDSLYVMGQPVQGGTIDIAASPTFATRWLIPRLKRFQNRHPDITVHIAERLEPFILAGSGFDAAIHFEHPAWAGMHLHPLLEEVLVPVCSPALLADAGMDASMNTGAHLPLNDLPRLHRRQNPDAWQRYAQEAGIELTNSAVGARYDLHAMLIAAAIAGLGVALVPRLYIEAELEQGQLVAPWPKSKAVAKTFCLVLPEPVELSAGPVQAFATWLLQEAQGLAS, from the coding sequence ATGCGACGCAAGATTCCAAGCAACTCCGCGCTACTCGCTTTCGAAGCAGCCGCCCGCCATGGCAGCTTTGCCCGGGCGGCCCAGGAATTAGCGCTGACCGAAGGCGCAATCAGCCGGCAGATCGCCCGGCTGGAAGCGTTTTTAAACGTCCCCCTGTTTGAGCGCGTGGGAAACCGGGTTCGGCTTGCGCCCAATGGCGTGCGATACGCCGTGCAAGTTCGTCAGACGCTGGATCGGCTGGAACGGGACAGCCTTTATGTGATGGGGCAGCCCGTGCAGGGTGGGACGATTGATATTGCGGCCAGCCCCACATTCGCCACGCGCTGGCTTATTCCTCGGCTAAAGCGTTTCCAAAACCGCCATCCCGACATAACCGTGCATATTGCCGAACGGTTGGAACCCTTTATTCTTGCCGGCAGCGGTTTTGACGCCGCTATCCATTTCGAGCATCCCGCCTGGGCCGGTATGCATTTGCATCCCCTGCTGGAGGAAGTGCTGGTGCCCGTGTGCAGCCCGGCACTGCTCGCGGATGCGGGTATGGACGCCAGTATGAACACCGGCGCCCACTTGCCATTGAATGATCTGCCACGCCTGCATCGACGACAAAATCCGGACGCCTGGCAGCGATATGCCCAAGAGGCCGGCATCGAGCTGACCAATTCCGCAGTGGGCGCGCGCTACGACCTGCATGCCATGCTGATCGCCGCGGCCATCGCCGGTCTGGGCGTTGCGCTGGTGCCGCGCCTATACATCGAGGCAGAACTGGAACAAGGCCAACTGGTTGCGCCTTGGCCCAAGAGCAAAGCGGTCGCCAAGACCTTCTGCCTGGTACTGCCCGAGCCGGTCGAATTAAGCGCAGGGCCGGTCCAAGCATTCGCGACATGGCTGCTTCAGGAAGCGCAGGGCCTGGCATCGTAA
- a CDS encoding diguanylate cyclase, with the protein MFRVDMVVLACTDANADANADVSRQAVDGTPPAGSQPWSVECPVHAADGRLLGVLRLVHGQARDFTDEDRRALMDLAGLAATAIEQRDALFGQRADEDTWREEARKLSLAIAGSGTGVWDRNVVTGDITYSPGWKALLGYSESELSTRIEDAYTRLHPDDLDYVRAAMQDHFDGKTDSYEVEHRIRCKDGSYKWICSRGKVISRDETGRALRMMGTTTDISAVRAMSDRLKRTADLVVNLTDAVPGLVFQCRPAPEGGAWFSYVSAGIWDMFELTADDVHASSTAIEQRIHPDDLAAYRASLQNAAAALTPWHLEFRVCLPLQGERWRQGDASPRPDVDNGVVWHGFVTDITDRKRAELELRELAATDALTTLPNRRHFMSRIAAELTRIKGHGGQGSAVLMCDLDHFKHINDTWGHAIGDGVLQHFANMLRGQLRETDLVGRIGGEEFAVVLPDTDIDSAHRFAQGVQRQIADTPYSTGGRDIPLTVSIGISALHTKDDDAELALSRSDRALYYAKQRGRNRIESVLFR; encoded by the coding sequence TTGTTCAGGGTCGATATGGTCGTGCTGGCCTGTACCGATGCCAATGCCGATGCCAATGCCGATGTCTCCAGGCAAGCGGTGGATGGCACGCCTCCCGCTGGTTCCCAACCCTGGTCGGTCGAATGCCCAGTGCACGCCGCCGACGGGCGCCTGCTGGGCGTGTTGCGGCTGGTGCACGGACAGGCGCGTGACTTTACCGACGAAGACCGGCGGGCCTTGATGGACTTGGCCGGTCTGGCGGCCACGGCGATTGAACAGCGCGACGCGTTGTTTGGCCAGCGCGCCGACGAAGACACTTGGCGCGAAGAAGCCCGCAAGCTGTCGCTGGCCATCGCGGGCAGCGGCACGGGCGTCTGGGACCGCAACGTCGTCACCGGCGACATCACCTATTCGCCGGGTTGGAAGGCGTTGCTGGGCTATAGCGAATCGGAGCTTTCCACGCGCATCGAAGACGCCTACACCCGCCTGCATCCCGACGACCTGGACTACGTGCGCGCCGCCATGCAGGACCATTTCGACGGCAAGACCGACAGCTACGAAGTCGAGCACCGCATCCGCTGCAAGGATGGCAGCTACAAGTGGATCTGTAGCCGCGGCAAAGTCATCAGCCGCGACGAGACCGGCAGGGCGCTGCGTATGATGGGCACGACTACGGACATCAGCGCGGTGCGCGCCATGTCGGACCGGCTCAAGCGCACGGCGGACCTGGTCGTCAACCTTACCGATGCGGTGCCCGGCCTGGTTTTCCAGTGCCGTCCGGCGCCCGAGGGCGGCGCATGGTTTTCCTATGTCAGCGCGGGCATCTGGGACATGTTCGAGTTGACCGCCGATGATGTCCATGCCAGCTCCACCGCCATCGAACAGCGCATCCATCCCGATGACCTGGCCGCCTATCGCGCGTCGTTGCAGAACGCCGCCGCCGCGCTGACGCCGTGGCATCTGGAGTTTCGCGTTTGCCTGCCTCTGCAAGGCGAGCGGTGGCGGCAGGGCGACGCCAGCCCGCGCCCGGACGTCGACAACGGCGTGGTGTGGCACGGCTTTGTCACGGACATTACCGACCGCAAGCGCGCCGAACTCGAGCTGCGCGAACTTGCCGCCACGGACGCGCTGACAACCTTGCCCAACCGCCGCCATTTCATGTCGCGTATCGCCGCCGAACTGACGCGTATCAAAGGTCACGGCGGCCAAGGGTCGGCGGTCCTGATGTGCGACCTTGATCACTTCAAACACATCAACGACACCTGGGGCCACGCCATCGGCGATGGTGTGCTTCAGCATTTTGCGAATATGCTGCGCGGCCAGTTGCGCGAAACCGATCTGGTGGGGCGCATCGGCGGCGAGGAATTCGCCGTGGTGCTGCCCGATACCGACATCGACAGCGCACATCGCTTTGCGCAAGGCGTGCAACGCCAGATTGCCGACACGCCATACTCGACAGGCGGACGCGATATACCGCTGACAGTCAGCATCGGCATATCCGCGCTGCATACGAAGGACGACGATGCCGAGCTGGCGCTCAGCCGCAGCGACCGCGCGCTGTATTACGCCAAGCAACGCGGGCGCAATCGAATTGAATCGGTGTTGTTCCGGTAG
- a CDS encoding VOC family protein, with protein MKFGYTIIYVPDVAASLSFFEGAFGFPVRFLHESKTYGELDTGATTLAFAAHELGAMNFATGHVEASASAKPLGMEVAFVTDDVAAAHARALSRGATELSAPTAKPWGQVVSYLRCPDGTLVELCTPVQG; from the coding sequence ATGAAGTTTGGATACACCATCATCTATGTGCCTGACGTGGCGGCATCCCTGTCGTTCTTTGAAGGCGCGTTCGGTTTTCCGGTGCGGTTCCTGCACGAGTCAAAAACCTACGGTGAGCTTGATACGGGTGCCACCACGCTGGCGTTCGCGGCGCATGAATTGGGGGCAATGAACTTCGCCACCGGGCACGTCGAAGCGTCGGCGTCGGCCAAGCCGCTGGGCATGGAGGTGGCGTTTGTGACGGATGACGTGGCCGCCGCCCATGCCCGGGCCTTGTCGCGGGGCGCAACCGAGCTAAGCGCCCCGACCGCCAAACCTTGGGGTCAGGTGGTGTCGTACCTGCGCTGCCCCGACGGCACGCTGGTCGAGTTGTGTACGCCTGTGCAAGGCTGA
- a CDS encoding DUF695 domain-containing protein, translated as MSSIFPGDQWAVGESRINGLSIVVRFRTGLPPAPDRQVNDNLIIISWPYTGIESGMPNDEDKKSTSNFEEAVENGFENSSVGVPVACLTGNHAKEWRYYTNDVDAFMQAFNECLAGHPAYPINLRVFKDPDWKGLSQLQPQGSDQIH; from the coding sequence ATGAGCAGCATTTTTCCAGGCGATCAGTGGGCAGTGGGTGAATCCCGCATCAATGGTTTGTCAATCGTCGTGCGATTCCGTACGGGCCTGCCGCCGGCGCCCGATCGCCAAGTCAACGACAACCTGATCATTATCTCCTGGCCGTATACGGGCATTGAATCCGGCATGCCCAATGACGAAGACAAGAAGTCGACCAGTAATTTTGAAGAAGCCGTCGAAAACGGATTCGAGAATTCCAGCGTCGGTGTGCCGGTGGCGTGCCTGACCGGCAATCACGCGAAAGAGTGGCGTTACTACACGAATGACGTCGACGCGTTTATGCAGGCGTTCAATGAATGCCTGGCCGGGCATCCGGCCTATCCCATCAATCTGCGCGTGTTCAAGGATCCTGATTGGAAGGGGCTGTCGCAATTGCAGCCGCAAGGCTCGGATCAGATTCACTGA
- a CDS encoding LysR family transcriptional regulator, whose product MFQLRQLKIFIAAAETLNFTQAAKRVHLSQPSVTEQVRALEDSVGHALFIRQNNRLQLTAAGERLATRARELLALADEAFRQVRDNVDDPGGTIRVAAPQTLCTSVLVPQLLALAERYPATQVAVQERNSSATAQAVLDATADLGLVHGWPADNARLRVETIARDRPGVVLPPGHPLAHATEIHPHALADYPLIVTMQGCRYREHLEALLQDAPVRPHVRGVADSVPALMQMVSAGLGISILPRMAMGPAVTAAQPVWRPLATQGVGLPICLLTLHREPTRQVAAFIQMIRLATPGSDQAMPAIDVQHGAGRVAVAK is encoded by the coding sequence ATGTTCCAACTACGACAGCTGAAGATTTTCATTGCCGCAGCAGAGACGTTGAACTTCACGCAAGCCGCCAAACGCGTGCACCTGTCGCAGCCCAGCGTGACGGAACAGGTGCGAGCGCTGGAAGACAGCGTGGGTCATGCGCTGTTCATTCGCCAGAACAACCGCTTGCAACTGACGGCGGCGGGGGAACGGCTGGCCACGCGCGCCCGCGAGCTGCTTGCGTTGGCCGATGAAGCGTTCCGGCAGGTTCGCGACAACGTCGATGATCCGGGAGGCACTATCCGCGTGGCCGCGCCGCAAACCTTGTGCACCAGCGTGCTGGTTCCGCAACTGCTGGCGCTTGCCGAGCGGTATCCCGCCACCCAGGTTGCGGTCCAGGAAAGAAATTCCTCGGCCACCGCGCAGGCGGTGCTGGACGCAACGGCCGACCTGGGGCTGGTGCACGGCTGGCCGGCCGACAACGCCAGGCTCCGCGTGGAGACCATAGCCCGGGACAGGCCGGGCGTCGTGCTGCCGCCCGGCCATCCGTTGGCGCACGCAACCGAAATCCACCCGCACGCGCTTGCCGACTACCCGCTGATCGTTACGATGCAGGGCTGCCGGTATCGGGAACACCTTGAGGCCCTGTTGCAGGACGCCCCCGTCCGGCCCCACGTTCGCGGCGTGGCCGACAGCGTGCCGGCCTTGATGCAGATGGTGTCCGCCGGCTTGGGAATATCGATCCTTCCCAGGATGGCCATGGGCCCGGCCGTCACGGCGGCGCAGCCCGTATGGCGGCCGTTGGCCACACAGGGAGTAGGCCTGCCCATCTGCCTTCTTACGCTGCATCGCGAACCCACGCGCCAGGTTGCCGCGTTCATTCAGATGATCCGGCTTGCGACCCCGGGCTCAGACCAGGCGATGCCCGCCATCGACGTGCAGCACGGTGCCGGTCGTGTAGCCGTTGCCAAGTAG
- a CDS encoding MBL fold metallo-hydrolase, whose amino-acid sequence MTGSRPVCPFPSQQAGAYTVTAISDGYLSASLSLLSNIDADEADKMQHDAGATDPAAVHINCYLVRGAGRTILIDGGAGGIKQWGGRLHANLRLAGVEPGSVDTILLTHAHPDHVGGLVDAEGQIAFPNAQVLLHQQELAFWQDDANLSRATERARGNFLIARQVFDGYRETLSTFTDGQVLPGIRAMPLPGHTDGHTGYLFESANQSLLVWGDIVHFPHIQIERPDVSIAFDQDPSLAAATRSRLLDMVSSEELLIAGMHLGELGFARIRQSRGRYGLDYET is encoded by the coding sequence CTGACCGGTTCGCGGCCCGTTTGCCCCTTTCCAAGCCAGCAAGCCGGGGCGTACACGGTCACCGCAATCAGCGACGGCTACCTGAGCGCCAGCCTGAGCCTGCTGTCCAATATCGACGCCGACGAAGCCGACAAAATGCAGCACGATGCTGGCGCCACGGACCCTGCCGCCGTGCATATCAACTGCTATCTGGTACGCGGCGCCGGCCGCACCATTCTTATCGACGGCGGCGCGGGGGGCATTAAACAATGGGGCGGCCGGCTGCACGCTAATTTGCGGCTGGCGGGCGTTGAACCGGGCAGCGTCGACACCATTCTGCTTACCCACGCCCATCCCGATCATGTGGGCGGCTTGGTAGACGCCGAAGGGCAAATTGCATTTCCCAATGCGCAAGTGCTGCTCCATCAGCAAGAGCTTGCATTCTGGCAGGACGACGCAAATCTAAGTCGGGCCACCGAGCGCGCGCGCGGCAACTTTCTGATTGCACGTCAGGTGTTCGACGGCTATCGCGAGACGCTAAGCACGTTCACAGACGGGCAGGTGCTGCCTGGTATTCGCGCGATGCCGTTACCGGGACACACGGATGGGCATACCGGATATCTGTTTGAATCCGCGAACCAAAGCCTGCTGGTTTGGGGAGACATCGTCCATTTCCCTCATATCCAGATTGAACGGCCGGATGTGTCGATTGCGTTCGATCAGGATCCTTCGCTGGCCGCCGCCACGCGCTCGCGGCTGCTGGACATGGTCAGCTCAGAAGAACTGTTGATCGCCGGGATGCACTTGGGGGAATTGGGCTTTGCGCGCATACGGCAAAGCCGCGGACGCTACGGCCTGGATTATGAAACCTGA